A genomic region of Megalobrama amblycephala isolate DHTTF-2021 linkage group LG6, ASM1881202v1, whole genome shotgun sequence contains the following coding sequences:
- the LOC125270025 gene encoding uncharacterized protein LOC125270025 isoform X2, translating into MVPPFPLPHPLRRRTSEYQEDRVMFVEPVIGLILILGLSFLLTISSSLMTRWKPYYKSLYEVYLERETSAILEERLHEKAVDRAKHVSEISLRNIQNPHMNTTQDDACHVQYQQLGNNEKDVWHQISDPALHLTELP; encoded by the exons ATGGTCCCTCCCTTTCCTCTGCCACATCCACTGAGAAGACGAACCAGCGAGTATCAGGAAGACCGTGTTATGTTTGTTGAACCG GTAATTGGCCTAATTCTTATTCTTGGCCTTTCATTTTTGTTGACGATAAGCTCATCTCTCATGACCCGATGGAAGCCGTATTATAAATCACTCTATGAAGTTTATCTGGAGCGGGAGACATCAGCCATTCTGGAGGAGAGACTGCATGAAAAAGCAGTGGACAGAGCCAAGCATGTCAGTGAGATTTCACTGAGAAACATTCAAAATCCACACATGAACACCACTCAGGATGATGCTTGTCATGTTCAGTATCAACAGTTAGGGAACAATGAAAAAGACGTGTGGCATCAAATATCAGACCCAGCCCTACATTTAACAGAGTTGCCATAG
- the LOC125270025 gene encoding uncharacterized protein LOC125270025 isoform X1 yields MARHTFFSHYVLRNVPMRTALIVIAMLIFFKYVFTCPCTTREITLLHCWLYLCLPIGILFFILILVDAQLLKICRCYVCRCCVSGQSRCCESECCDTFECCCCAAGYCYHPERCGQEGWYYCGIIWKHLYNVFYAGSLWIVVAFIDGDWYVCMRTVNVNGTGEQIACKDLPTPGEAETLRKFDSESRVIGLILILGLSFLLTISSSLMTRWKPYYKSLYEVYLERETSAILEERLHEKAVDRAKHVSEISLRNIQNPHMNTTQDDACHVQYQQLGNNEKDVWHQISDPALHLTELP; encoded by the exons ATGGCTCGGCACACGTTCTTTTCACATTATGTACTCAGAAATGTGCCCATGAGGACAGCTCTCATAGTTATAGCCATGCTTATCTTTTTCAAATATGTGTTCACGTGCCCTTGCACAACTCGCGAGATAACTCTCCTGCACTGCTGGCTCTACCTATGCCTGCCGATAGGCATACTGTTCTTCATATTGATCCTCGTCGACGCTCAGCTCCTGAAGATCTGCAGATGTTATGTTTGCAGATGTTGCGTCAGCGGCCAGAGCAGATGCTGTGAGAGCGAGTGCTGCGATACTTTTGAATGCTGCTGTTGTGCTGCTGGTTACTGTTATCACCCAGAACGCTGTGGACAGGAAGGATGGTATTACTGTGGCATTATATGGAAGCACCTATATAATGTCTTTTATGCGGGATCGCTGTGGATAGTCGTTGCATTTATTGATGGGGATTGGTACGTTTGCATGCGGACCGTTAACGTGAACGGTACCGGGGAGCAAATTGCGTGCAAGGATCTACCAACTCCAGGAGAAGCAGAGACTCTGAGAAAATTTGACAGTGAATCACGG GTAATTGGCCTAATTCTTATTCTTGGCCTTTCATTTTTGTTGACGATAAGCTCATCTCTCATGACCCGATGGAAGCCGTATTATAAATCACTCTATGAAGTTTATCTGGAGCGGGAGACATCAGCCATTCTGGAGGAGAGACTGCATGAAAAAGCAGTGGACAGAGCCAAGCATGTCAGTGAGATTTCACTGAGAAACATTCAAAATCCACACATGAACACCACTCAGGATGATGCTTGTCATGTTCAGTATCAACAGTTAGGGAACAATGAAAAAGACGTGTGGCATCAAATATCAGACCCAGCCCTACATTTAACAGAGTTGCCATAG